A window of Rhodococcus sp. SGAir0479 contains these coding sequences:
- a CDS encoding alpha/beta fold hydrolase, translated as MSVPTPDYTTDAFFGLEDKWLETADGELTHYHELGEGTPILFLHGSGTGVTAAANWWLNLPELSRYGRCIAIDSIGYGQTVVADGTAYGIKEWVRHAVRVLDALGIEKTWIVGNSLGGWLAFQFAIDFPERLLGIVSMGTGGAKLTGALAAHSNPTLTEDGIRDTLEMFVVDTSLVTDELVSLRYRSALNDTASDRLADVVAARDRDRHALPLDFDVLARLDIPVLLIHGVQDVVIPVSRTWELLNVIPHADAHIFSQCGHWSQVERATEFNEVVGSYLARHADTDR; from the coding sequence ATGTCCGTCCCGACCCCCGACTACACGACCGACGCCTTCTTCGGGCTCGAGGACAAGTGGCTCGAGACCGCCGACGGTGAGCTCACCCACTACCACGAGCTCGGCGAGGGCACCCCGATCCTGTTCCTGCACGGCTCCGGCACCGGCGTCACCGCCGCCGCGAACTGGTGGCTCAACCTCCCCGAACTGAGCCGCTACGGGCGCTGCATCGCCATCGACTCCATCGGCTACGGACAGACCGTCGTCGCCGACGGCACCGCCTACGGCATCAAGGAATGGGTCCGCCACGCCGTTCGTGTCCTCGACGCGCTGGGCATCGAGAAGACGTGGATCGTCGGCAACTCCCTCGGCGGCTGGCTCGCGTTCCAGTTCGCGATCGACTTCCCCGAACGCCTGCTCGGCATCGTCTCGATGGGCACCGGCGGCGCCAAACTGACCGGAGCACTTGCCGCACATTCGAATCCGACGCTCACCGAGGACGGCATCCGCGACACCCTCGAAATGTTCGTGGTCGACACGTCGCTGGTCACCGACGAGTTGGTGTCTCTGCGCTACCGGTCCGCCCTCAACGACACCGCATCCGACCGGCTCGCCGACGTCGTCGCGGCCCGCGACCGCGACCGCCACGCGCTGCCGCTGGACTTCGACGTCCTCGCCCGCCTCGACATCCCGGTCCTGCTCATCCACGGCGTCCAGGACGTCGTGATCCCGGTGTCGCGGACGTGGGAGCTGCTCAACGTGATCCCCCACGCCGACGCGCACATCTTCAGCCAGTGCGGCCACTGGTCCCAGGTCGAACGCGCCACCGAGTTCAACGAGGTCGTCGGCAGCTACCTCGCACGCCACGCCGACACCGACCGCTGA
- a CDS encoding 3-carboxyethylcatechol 2,3-dioxygenase — protein sequence MPQALLCMSHSPLLDHADPPADVAASVQGAFEHARTFVRDFDPDLVVNFGPDHFNGFFYDLMPPFCLGYRAHGTGDYDSFAGELDVPEKIAEDLAQFVIDRGIDLAISRRMEVDHGAVQPMEILHDGDAAARPVLPIFVNSVARPFVPMSRVRAFGQAVGEYFRTADHRVLFLGSGGLSHDPPVPQYTTATDTQREFLTAGRHPTAEARAARQANTIATARRFAAGEADIMDLNPDWDRGFLDVCRSGHVEDFDHYTADDMDAVAGHSSHEVRTWVAAYSALHACGDYDVTYEFYRPIREYIAGFAVTTAVPR from the coding sequence ATGCCCCAGGCACTGCTGTGCATGTCCCACAGCCCACTGCTCGACCACGCCGACCCGCCCGCCGACGTCGCCGCATCGGTGCAGGGTGCGTTCGAGCACGCGCGGACGTTCGTGCGCGACTTCGATCCCGATCTGGTGGTGAACTTCGGCCCGGACCACTTCAACGGGTTCTTCTACGACCTCATGCCGCCGTTCTGCCTCGGCTACCGTGCCCACGGCACCGGGGACTACGACTCGTTCGCGGGCGAACTCGACGTCCCCGAAAAGATCGCCGAAGACCTCGCACAATTCGTCATCGACCGCGGCATCGACTTGGCGATCTCGCGGCGCATGGAGGTCGACCACGGCGCCGTGCAGCCGATGGAGATCCTGCACGACGGCGACGCCGCCGCCCGGCCGGTGCTGCCGATCTTCGTGAATTCGGTGGCTCGCCCGTTCGTCCCGATGTCGCGGGTCCGGGCGTTCGGGCAGGCCGTCGGCGAGTACTTCCGCACCGCCGACCACCGGGTGCTGTTCCTCGGCTCCGGCGGACTCTCCCACGACCCACCGGTCCCGCAGTACACGACGGCCACCGACACCCAACGCGAGTTCCTCACCGCCGGACGCCATCCCACCGCGGAGGCGCGCGCGGCGCGGCAAGCCAACACGATCGCGACCGCGCGCCGCTTCGCCGCCGGCGAAGCGGACATCATGGACCTCAACCCCGACTGGGACCGCGGATTCCTCGACGTCTGCCGCTCCGGACACGTCGAGGACTTCGACCACTACACCGCCGACGACATGGACGCCGTCGCCGGGCACTCCTCCCACGAGGTCCGCACCTGGGTGGCCGCGTACTCGGCACTGCACGCGTGCGGCGACTACGACGTCACCTACGAGTTCTACCGGCCCATCCGCGAATACATCGCCGGCTTCGCCGTCACCACCGCCGTCCCACGCTGA
- a CDS encoding cytochrome P450: protein MTTTLSGSAAYVPRSGASWRDPWPMYAALRDHDPVHHVVPDSAPADDYWVLTRHADVYAAARDAETFSSAEGLTMSYGELDKIGLRDNPPLVMLDPPVHTQFRRLVARGFTPRQVEAVEPEVRRFVVERLEELRADGDGDIVTALFKPLPSMVVAHYLGVPAEDRGRFDGWTEAIVAANTTGDPLAAQTAVVELMTYFGGLIDRRKADVAAGTAGDDTISHLVAAGLGADGDVSGLLSILGFAFTMVTGGNDTTTGMLGGAVQLLTQRRDQRRLLLDDPSLIPGAVEELLRLTSPVQGLARTTTTDVTIEGVTIPAGRKVLLVYGSANRDPRVYGPDAEELDVLRGPRQIMTFSNGNHHCLGAAAARMQARVALEELLARCPDFDVDIDGVEYAAGNYVRRPVHVPFHAR from the coding sequence ATGACGACGACTCTGTCCGGCTCCGCGGCGTACGTTCCCCGCTCCGGCGCGTCCTGGCGGGATCCGTGGCCGATGTACGCGGCGTTGCGTGATCACGATCCGGTGCACCACGTCGTGCCCGACAGCGCCCCCGCGGACGACTACTGGGTGCTCACCCGGCACGCGGACGTCTACGCGGCGGCGCGCGACGCCGAGACGTTCTCGTCCGCCGAGGGTCTCACCATGAGCTACGGCGAACTCGACAAGATCGGCCTGCGCGACAATCCGCCGCTGGTGATGCTCGATCCACCGGTGCACACGCAGTTCCGCCGCCTCGTCGCGCGCGGTTTCACGCCCCGCCAGGTGGAGGCCGTCGAGCCCGAAGTGCGCCGCTTCGTCGTCGAGCGGCTCGAGGAACTGCGCGCGGACGGTGACGGCGACATCGTCACGGCCCTGTTCAAGCCGTTGCCCAGCATGGTGGTCGCCCACTATCTGGGGGTGCCGGCCGAGGACCGCGGCCGGTTCGACGGGTGGACCGAGGCGATCGTCGCCGCCAACACCACCGGCGATCCCCTCGCGGCCCAGACCGCGGTGGTCGAACTCATGACCTACTTCGGCGGCCTCATCGACCGCCGCAAGGCGGACGTGGCCGCCGGTACCGCGGGGGACGACACGATCTCGCACCTGGTGGCCGCGGGCCTGGGCGCCGACGGCGACGTCTCCGGTCTGCTGTCGATCCTCGGCTTCGCGTTCACCATGGTCACCGGGGGCAACGACACCACGACGGGCATGCTCGGCGGTGCCGTGCAACTGCTCACCCAGCGCCGCGACCAACGCCGGCTGTTGCTCGACGACCCGTCGCTGATCCCGGGCGCGGTCGAGGAACTGCTCCGGCTCACCTCCCCCGTCCAGGGGCTGGCCCGCACCACGACGACCGACGTCACCATCGAGGGTGTCACCATTCCGGCCGGCCGCAAGGTGCTGTTGGTGTACGGCTCCGCGAATCGGGACCCGCGCGTGTACGGCCCCGACGCCGAGGAACTCGACGTGCTGCGCGGCCCCCGCCAGATCATGACGTTCAGCAACGGCAACCACCACTGCCTCGGCGCGGCCGCCGCCCGCATGCAGGCCCGGGTGGCGCTCGAGGAACTGCTGGCCCGCTGCCCGGACTTCGACGTCGACATCGACGGTGTCGAATACGCCGCGGGCAATTACGTCCGCCGTCCGGTCCACGTCCCGTTCCACGCGCGATGA
- a CDS encoding TetR/AcrR family transcriptional regulator, producing MTVSVNASGSWLADERTEVAAEKILDAAAALFVEQGVAATGMGAVAKAAGCSRATLYRYFENRRALQRAFVHREARALGEGVATAVAAIAEPRARVTEAVLMAVREVRATPTLAAWFGLGDAGLASELASTSEVIEVLGTSFLADVWNADDAEIARRARWLVRAIVSLLTVPGRDDDDERAMVEQFLVPVLVPTP from the coding sequence ATGACCGTGTCCGTCAACGCATCCGGCTCGTGGCTCGCCGACGAGCGGACCGAAGTGGCGGCCGAGAAGATCCTCGACGCCGCCGCCGCACTGTTCGTGGAACAGGGTGTCGCGGCGACAGGAATGGGCGCGGTCGCGAAGGCGGCCGGGTGTTCCCGCGCGACGCTGTACCGCTACTTCGAGAACCGTCGCGCGCTGCAACGGGCGTTCGTGCACCGGGAGGCCCGCGCGCTCGGTGAGGGGGTCGCGACGGCTGTGGCGGCCATCGCCGAGCCGCGCGCCCGCGTGACCGAGGCCGTCCTCATGGCGGTCCGGGAAGTGCGCGCGACTCCCACCCTGGCCGCGTGGTTCGGCCTCGGCGATGCGGGTCTGGCGTCCGAGCTGGCGAGCACCTCGGAAGTGATCGAGGTGCTCGGCACGTCCTTCCTCGCCGACGTCTGGAACGCGGACGACGCCGAGATCGCCCGCCGCGCACGGTGGTTGGTGCGCGCGATCGTCTCGCTGCTGACAGTTCCCGGCCGCGACGACGACGACGAACGCGCGATGGTCGAGCAGTTCCTGGTTCCGGTGCTGGTACCTACGCCGTGA
- a CDS encoding acyl-CoA thioesterase, producing MGFHTKVVVRWSDMDAFRHINHARMVTLLEEARIPWLFEDGTPTVTLRDGAVIADLHVRYRGQLRHEDSPLDVLMWVEKIRAVDFTIAYEVRPGGAAPTTPPSIVASTQIAAFDIGTQRLRRLTAAERGYLELWQRA from the coding sequence GTGGGATTCCACACCAAGGTGGTGGTCCGCTGGTCCGACATGGACGCGTTCCGGCACATCAACCACGCCCGGATGGTGACGTTGCTCGAGGAGGCCCGGATTCCGTGGCTGTTCGAGGACGGGACGCCGACGGTCACCCTGCGCGACGGCGCGGTGATCGCCGATCTGCACGTGCGTTACCGCGGCCAGTTGCGTCACGAGGACAGTCCACTCGACGTCCTGATGTGGGTCGAGAAGATCCGGGCCGTGGACTTCACGATCGCGTACGAGGTGCGGCCCGGGGGAGCGGCGCCGACGACGCCGCCGTCGATCGTCGCGTCGACCCAGATCGCGGCCTTCGACATCGGCACCCAGCGGCTGCGCCGGTTGACCGCGGCCGAGCGCGGCTACCTGGAGCTGTGGCAGCGTGCCTGA
- a CDS encoding NAD-glutamate dehydrogenase: protein MTDSVDADWAHELPEDLRARLPELATAYFRHTSAGEPDGVLDEHTDAILREHLALARHRLPGRSVTRVHRPGDGTGVGAALQVVTDDMPLIVESVTALLSRLEASIGEVIHPILGVLRDDDGSLLEIFPDVPARALPEGTVTESWMHVQLHPATEDSVLDALESAIVHVLSDVGQVVADTEAMRALQRTLAAELDVLQGDPPPGRSADELRDCADLLRWLADGHFTVLGYRRYDCGAGPARPVPDSGLGVLRSGSLADEHIEIPLAADIPDRPLLVLTQGSAPATVHRSVYPYFVGVSILGDDGSIVGEHRFLGVFTVTALHENVLDIPVIERRVRTAIARAGFDLDSFSGQAMLEVVQSFPRTELFSIDTDTLVGTMTAVLNIGLRRQVRLFMREDTFGRFVSCLVYLPRDRYTTRVRLAMQQILHDELGGGAVEYTARVTEGDLAMLHVTIRRPAGGSEAPIDTSEANRLRIQGLLAAASRSWDDHLADAVASDPAVDPAQATQYAAVLPESYKEDFGPQRALADIARLDTLQEDSIDLRLYRDESAPAGQWQFALYFAGEGISLSHVLPVLHSLGVEVLDERPYQVVRPDSVRCWIYDFGLAVPAELLRDVAPDLHAGVPDEALRDRFTDAFTAIWHGRAEADRFNELVLRAGLDWRQVSVLRAYVKYLRQAGFSYSQVHIESVVLAHPEIACRLIELFEAQFDPDLAGDGDGERRRHDLEHTLRTAIGAVVSLDVDRILRALFGLVRATLRTNRYVQGDGGAPRGFLSLKFDPTHISELPKPRPRFEVFVYSPDVEGVHLRFGPVARGGLRWSDRREDFRTEILGLAKAQAVKNAVIVPVGAKGGFVVKQPVPPTGDPAVDRQAVRDQGVACYRTFISGLLDVTDNVDRASGAVVPPPRDVRRDGDDTYLVVAADKGTATFSDIANEVAAGYGFWLGDAFASGGSAGYDHKEMGITARGAWESVKRHFRELEIDVAADDFTVVGIGDMSGDVFGNGMLLSEHIRLVAAFDHRHVFLDPDPDAARSFAERRRMFALPRSSWADYDSSLISEGGGVYARTAKSIPVSAQVRAALGLDGDVTEMAPPDLVKAILTAPVDLLWNGGIGTYVKASTESDAAVGDKSNDAVRVHGADLRARVVGEGGNLGVTQLGRIEYALRGGKINTDAIDNSAGVDCSDHEVNIKILLDSLVSNGELASQDRDPLLASMTDEVARLVLADNISQNDQLGMSRASAPQFLEVHKRLIASLVAHHGLDRKLEALPSEAEFGRRAQAGIGLTSPELATVMAHVKLALEQDLHATELPDNEFFAARLPDYFPAQLRARFRSSIRAHPLRREIVATMLANEAIDNGGITYVYRLAEDAGASSTDAIRAYAAVTEIFELRDVWERVRTADMPTDMSDELMLQSRRVLDRASRWFLSNRPQPIAVGAEISRYSASFRKLAPQVPGWLRGHHVTDLDARSRSAIADGAPRELALEVYRLLDLFCLLDIIDIADIAERDGEEVAELYFALDAHLGIDWLLTAVSDLARGDRWHALARLALRDDLYGSLRSLTLEVLTGGEPTESPQEKIAYWESTNASRLARARSALGEIFESGTLDLATLSVAARQVRSMVRGVGTRSEVGR, encoded by the coding sequence ATGACCGATTCAGTGGATGCCGACTGGGCACACGAGCTGCCCGAGGACCTGAGGGCCCGGCTACCCGAACTGGCCACCGCATACTTCCGGCACACGTCGGCCGGTGAGCCGGACGGCGTTCTCGACGAGCACACCGACGCGATCCTCCGCGAGCACCTGGCGCTCGCCCGCCACCGCCTGCCCGGCCGCTCGGTCACGCGGGTGCACCGCCCGGGCGACGGCACCGGGGTGGGGGCGGCGCTGCAGGTCGTCACCGACGACATGCCGCTCATCGTCGAGTCGGTGACCGCGCTGCTGAGCCGACTCGAGGCGTCGATCGGCGAGGTGATCCACCCGATTCTCGGCGTGCTCCGAGACGACGACGGGTCGCTCCTGGAGATCTTCCCCGACGTCCCGGCCCGCGCACTTCCCGAGGGCACGGTCACGGAATCCTGGATGCACGTGCAACTGCACCCGGCGACCGAGGACTCGGTGCTCGACGCCCTCGAGTCCGCCATCGTCCACGTGCTGTCCGACGTCGGTCAGGTGGTGGCCGACACCGAGGCGATGCGCGCGTTGCAGCGGACTCTGGCCGCCGAACTCGATGTGTTGCAGGGCGATCCGCCCCCCGGTCGGTCCGCCGACGAACTGCGGGACTGTGCGGATCTGCTGCGGTGGCTCGCCGACGGGCACTTCACGGTCCTCGGCTATCGGCGGTACGACTGCGGCGCCGGCCCGGCCCGGCCCGTGCCGGACAGCGGACTGGGGGTCCTGCGGTCGGGCTCGCTCGCCGACGAGCACATCGAGATCCCGCTCGCGGCCGACATCCCCGACCGGCCGCTGCTGGTGCTGACACAGGGTTCGGCGCCGGCCACCGTGCACCGGTCGGTGTACCCGTACTTCGTGGGTGTGAGCATTCTCGGCGACGACGGGTCGATCGTCGGGGAACACCGCTTCCTCGGGGTGTTCACGGTGACCGCGCTGCACGAGAACGTGCTCGACATCCCGGTGATCGAGCGCCGGGTACGGACCGCGATCGCGCGCGCCGGCTTCGACCTGGACTCCTTCTCGGGGCAGGCGATGCTCGAGGTGGTGCAGTCGTTCCCGCGCACCGAACTGTTCTCGATCGACACCGACACCCTGGTCGGCACCATGACCGCGGTGCTCAACATCGGGCTGCGCCGGCAAGTGCGCCTGTTCATGCGCGAGGACACCTTCGGCCGGTTCGTCTCGTGCCTGGTCTACCTGCCGCGGGACCGCTACACCACGCGGGTCCGGCTCGCGATGCAACAGATCCTGCACGACGAACTCGGCGGCGGCGCAGTCGAATACACCGCCCGCGTCACCGAGGGCGATTTGGCGATGCTGCACGTGACGATCCGCCGGCCGGCCGGGGGGAGCGAGGCCCCCATCGACACGTCCGAGGCGAACCGGTTGCGGATCCAGGGACTGCTGGCCGCGGCGAGCCGGAGCTGGGACGATCATCTCGCCGACGCCGTGGCGTCCGACCCGGCGGTCGATCCGGCGCAGGCGACGCAGTACGCCGCCGTGCTGCCCGAGAGCTACAAGGAGGACTTCGGTCCGCAGCGCGCGCTCGCCGACATCGCTCGGCTCGATACGCTGCAGGAGGACTCGATCGACCTGCGTCTCTACCGCGACGAGTCGGCGCCGGCGGGGCAGTGGCAGTTCGCGCTGTACTTCGCGGGCGAGGGCATCTCGCTCTCACACGTGCTGCCGGTGCTGCACAGTCTGGGCGTGGAGGTCCTCGACGAGCGGCCGTACCAGGTGGTGCGCCCCGACTCGGTGCGCTGCTGGATCTACGACTTCGGGCTCGCGGTTCCGGCGGAGCTGCTGCGCGACGTGGCGCCGGATCTGCACGCGGGGGTGCCGGACGAGGCGCTGCGCGACCGCTTCACCGACGCCTTCACCGCGATCTGGCACGGACGCGCCGAGGCCGACCGGTTCAACGAACTGGTGTTGCGCGCGGGGCTCGACTGGCGGCAGGTGTCGGTGCTGCGGGCGTACGTGAAGTACCTGCGGCAGGCCGGATTCTCCTACAGCCAGGTCCACATCGAGTCGGTGGTGCTCGCGCACCCCGAGATCGCCTGTCGGCTCATCGAACTCTTCGAGGCCCAGTTCGACCCCGACCTTGCCGGGGACGGTGACGGCGAGCGCCGCCGCCACGACCTCGAGCACACACTGCGGACGGCGATCGGGGCGGTGGTCAGCCTCGACGTCGACCGCATCCTGCGCGCGCTGTTCGGGCTGGTGCGAGCGACCCTGCGGACGAACCGTTACGTGCAGGGCGACGGCGGCGCGCCGCGCGGGTTCCTCTCGCTCAAGTTCGATCCCACGCACATCTCCGAACTGCCCAAGCCTCGCCCGCGCTTCGAGGTGTTCGTGTACTCGCCCGACGTCGAGGGCGTCCATCTGCGCTTCGGTCCGGTCGCCCGCGGAGGGCTGCGATGGTCCGACCGCCGGGAGGACTTCCGCACCGAGATCCTCGGTCTCGCCAAGGCGCAGGCGGTCAAGAACGCCGTGATCGTCCCGGTGGGCGCCAAGGGCGGCTTCGTCGTCAAGCAACCCGTGCCGCCCACCGGCGACCCGGCGGTCGATCGGCAGGCCGTCCGGGACCAGGGCGTCGCGTGCTACCGCACGTTCATCTCGGGTCTGCTCGACGTCACCGACAACGTCGACCGCGCCTCGGGCGCGGTGGTGCCGCCCCCGCGGGACGTCCGCCGCGACGGCGACGACACCTATCTGGTCGTCGCCGCCGACAAGGGCACGGCGACGTTCTCCGACATCGCGAACGAGGTGGCCGCCGGGTACGGGTTCTGGCTGGGTGACGCGTTCGCCTCGGGCGGCTCGGCCGGGTACGACCACAAGGAGATGGGCATCACCGCGCGCGGCGCGTGGGAGAGTGTCAAACGGCACTTCCGGGAGCTCGAGATCGACGTCGCTGCAGACGATTTCACCGTCGTGGGTATCGGTGACATGAGCGGCGACGTGTTCGGCAACGGGATGCTGCTGAGCGAGCACATCCGCCTGGTGGCGGCGTTCGACCACCGGCACGTGTTCCTCGACCCGGACCCGGACGCGGCGCGGTCGTTCGCCGAGCGCCGGCGGATGTTCGCGCTGCCCCGCTCGTCGTGGGCCGACTACGACTCCTCGCTCATCAGCGAGGGCGGCGGCGTGTACGCGCGGACGGCGAAGTCGATCCCCGTCAGTGCGCAGGTCCGAGCCGCCCTCGGCCTCGACGGCGACGTGACCGAGATGGCGCCGCCGGATCTGGTGAAGGCGATCCTGACCGCTCCCGTGGATCTGCTGTGGAACGGCGGGATCGGCACGTACGTGAAGGCGTCCACCGAATCCGATGCCGCGGTGGGCGACAAGAGCAACGACGCCGTGCGGGTGCACGGCGCCGACCTGCGAGCCCGCGTGGTCGGCGAGGGTGGAAACCTCGGGGTCACCCAGCTGGGGCGGATCGAGTACGCGCTGCGCGGCGGCAAGATCAATACCGATGCGATCGACAACTCCGCGGGCGTGGACTGCTCCGATCACGAGGTGAACATCAAGATCCTGCTCGATTCGCTGGTCAGCAACGGCGAACTCGCGTCGCAGGACCGGGACCCACTGCTCGCGTCCATGACCGACGAGGTCGCGCGACTGGTGTTGGCGGACAACATCTCCCAGAACGACCAGCTGGGGATGTCCCGGGCCAGTGCGCCGCAGTTCCTGGAGGTGCACAAGCGGCTGATCGCGTCGCTGGTCGCGCACCACGGACTGGACCGCAAGCTCGAGGCGCTGCCCTCGGAGGCGGAGTTCGGCAGGCGAGCCCAGGCCGGTATCGGGCTGACCTCGCCGGAACTGGCGACCGTGATGGCGCACGTCAAGCTCGCGCTCGAGCAGGACCTGCACGCAACGGAACTGCCCGACAACGAGTTCTTCGCGGCCCGGCTGCCGGACTACTTCCCGGCCCAGCTGCGGGCCCGGTTCCGGTCGTCGATCCGCGCGCATCCCCTGCGCCGCGAGATCGTCGCGACCATGCTGGCGAACGAGGCGATCGACAACGGCGGCATCACGTACGTGTACCGGCTCGCGGAGGACGCAGGGGCGTCGAGCACCGACGCGATCCGCGCCTACGCCGCCGTCACGGAGATCTTCGAACTCCGGGACGTGTGGGAACGCGTCCGCACGGCGGACATGCCGACGGACATGTCGGACGAGCTGATGCTGCAGTCGCGGCGGGTGCTCGACCGGGCCTCGCGCTGGTTCCTGTCCAACCGTCCGCAGCCGATCGCGGTCGGTGCCGAGATCAGCCGGTACTCGGCGTCGTTCCGTAAGCTCGCACCGCAAGTGCCCGGCTGGCTACGTGGGCACCACGTGACCGATCTGGACGCACGGTCGCGCTCGGCCATCGCCGACGGGGCGCCCAGGGAGCTCGCGCTCGAGGTGTATCGGCTGCTGGACCTGTTCTGCCTGCTCGACATCATCGACATCGCCGACATCGCCGAGCGCGACGGCGAGGAGGTCGCGGAGCTGTACTTCGCGCTCGACGCGCATCTGGGGATCGACTGGCTGCTCACCGCGGTCTCGGACCTCGCGCGCGGGGACCGCTGGCATGCGCTGGCGCGACTGGCGCTGCGCGACGACCTGTACGGGTCGCTGCGCTCGCTCACCCTCGAGGTGCTCACCGGCGGTGAGCCCACCGAGTCGCCGCAGGAGAAGATCGCGTACTGGGAGTCGACCAACGCGTCGCGACTCGCCCGGGCGAGGTCCGCGCTCGGCGAGATCTTCGAGTCTGGGACGCTGGACCTCGCGACGCTCTCGGTGGCGGCGCGTCAGGTACGCAGCATGGTGCGGGGTGTGGGCACCAGATCGGAGGTCGGACGTTGA
- a CDS encoding acyl-CoA thioesterase, which yields MTTTPEVYSCDIQVRWGDSDRLGHVNNARVVEYMQEARSLFLTEGATSAGVTPRAVVVRKMDAEFLRPITDASGPVRVDVSVVRVGTSSFTLRHVVKDTAGNVCATGDAVLVSFDVRTETSRPLSDGERGILERYLPVTAPA from the coding sequence GTGACGACGACACCTGAGGTCTACAGCTGCGACATCCAGGTCCGTTGGGGTGACTCCGACCGCCTCGGTCACGTCAACAACGCCCGCGTCGTGGAGTACATGCAGGAGGCGCGGTCGCTCTTCCTGACCGAGGGGGCGACGTCGGCGGGCGTCACCCCGCGCGCGGTCGTGGTCCGCAAGATGGACGCCGAGTTCCTGCGTCCCATCACCGACGCGTCCGGTCCGGTCCGGGTCGACGTGTCGGTGGTGCGGGTCGGGACGTCGTCGTTCACGCTGCGGCACGTCGTCAAGGACACCGCCGGCAACGTCTGCGCTACCGGGGACGCGGTGCTGGTGAGCTTCGACGTGCGGACCGAGACCTCGCGACCGTTGTCCGACGGCGAGCGGGGGATACTGGAGCGCTATCTGCCGGTTACCGCGCCCGCGTAA